The following are encoded together in the Zingiber officinale cultivar Zhangliang chromosome 8A, Zo_v1.1, whole genome shotgun sequence genome:
- the LOC122010436 gene encoding uncharacterized protein LOC122010436, which produces MAEQQAVAPRGHKVLTVVGDSFTPEGHRVATYITAKFKERVSASGTTWRHVDQEMKLFYYNKFVKRYTWVDGQEDQFKATWNTYCAKLYRDHMYYMRKKGTRPAYVSEAICSAWTTAWATERWQANAEKAKANRNTEPGGPSTGTARHTSGSRSIVEHTIDLERELARQPTCMEIFLKTHKKKDGSFVDSRSQTLHQEMTERVAQASQPSAVGGESQSLSTDDLNEIYYDVVGGRTKNSTLYGLGSQAKVAFDRLRNPVGCASSSSSGEMQSLRRENQELRSQLKSMDQRMADMDQWRADEEKKRAERDKSNEDLMAQMRAIVASFTQASQGSESQETQDPSDGGR; this is translated from the exons ATGGCAGAGCAGCAGGCTGTGGCACCCCGTGGCCACAAAGTCCTTACCGTTGTCGGGGACTC GTTCACTCCGGAAGGGCACAGagttgccacatatatcactgCAAAATTTAAGGAACGAGTTAGCgcgtctggtactacatggaggcatgtagaccaggagatgaagctattttattataataaatttgtg AAACGATATACATGGGTGGACGGGCAAGAAGATCAATTTAAAGCTACATGGAATACTTATTGTGCCAAACTCTACAGAGATCATATGTATTACATGAGAAAGAAGGGCACTAGGCCTGCGTATGTTTCGGAGGCGATATGCAGTGCATGGACGACCGCCTGGGCTACAGAAAGGTGGCAAGCTAATGCCGAAAAGGCAAAAgcaaataggaatacagagccaggtggcccgagtaccggaaccgctcggcatacgtcaggatccagatctattgttgagcataccattgatctg GAACGTGAGCTTGCCCGACAGCCTACATGTATGGAGATTTTTCTGAAGAcccacaagaagaaggatgggtcatttgttgattctcgatctcAAACTCTACAT CAAGAAATGACAGAACGGgtggctcaggcatctcagccatcAGCAGTGGGTGGAGAGTCACAGTCTTTATCCACCGACGATctaaatgagatatattatgatgttgtcggtggaaggacaaaaaattccaccctctacggccttggctctcAGGCCAAAGTGGCATTTGATCGTCTGAGGAATCCAGTAGGTtgtgctagttcctcttcttctggtgagatgcagtctttaagacgtgaaaatcaagaactgcgGTCTCAACTGAAatcaatggatcagaggatggctgatatggatcagtggagagctgatgaggagaagaagagagctgaaCGTGACAAGAGTAATGAAGATCTCATGGCCCAAATGCGGGCAATCGTGGCTTCTTTCACCCAAGCATCACAGGGAtctgagtcacaggagactcaagatccaTCAGATGGTGGTCGTTAG